A genomic region of Chelmon rostratus isolate fCheRos1 chromosome 8, fCheRos1.pri, whole genome shotgun sequence contains the following coding sequences:
- the si:dkey-30e9.6 gene encoding uncharacterized protein si:dkey-30e9.6 yields MAPHSLLPPLSSVCFEDKLKFSASQKLSVARSKWFTLSEAESQSDVWSIKPPDFSLKLYTSLSVPQKTERKTHSGLAVPPPDETKRRTGIFRAKLLHESYQREDPPKFITSYRPPDALESELMFVKTGKYHSGPYKNPKPHNFRPLDEDLPGIVTTYERDPGNLNLKLKHLDIIGTTRSESDFRSRDVKTRMDTHKSAQPKWDARLILPQPPWPPKSASYSRHRRRRGAYSAFLDRVEDKLSRSWKKRS; encoded by the exons TGGCTCCACATAGTTTGTTGCCTCCACTGTCCTCAGTTTGCTTTGAAGACAAACTCAAATTCTCTGCAAGTCAGAAACTTTCTGTTGCAAGAAGCAAATGGTTCACACTCTCTGAGGCTGAGAGTCAAAGCGACGTGTGGAGCATCAAGCCACCGGACTTCTCTCTTAAACTGTACACATCTCTGTCAGTGcctcaaaagacagaaagaaagacacattCAGGTCTAGCTGTACCTCCACCTGatgaaacaaagaggagaactGGAATATTTCGAGCAAAGCTTTTACATGAGAGTTACCAAAGAGAGGATCCCCCAAAGTTCATCACATCATACAGGCCTCCTGATGCTCTGGAATCTGAGCTGATGTTTGTCAAGACAGGAAAGTACCATTCTGGGCCGTACAAGAACCCCAAACCACATAACTTCAGACCG CTTGATGAGGACCTTCCAGGCATCGTTACTACATATGAGAGAGATCCTGGTAACCTCAATTTAAAATTAAAGCACTTGGACATCA ttGGGACCACCAGATCTGAGTCAGACTTTCGATCAAGGGACGTCAAGACAAGAATGGACACCCATAAATCTGCACAGCCCAAATGGGATGCAAGGCTCATACTCCCTCAGCCACCCTGGCCTCCGAAATCAGCCTCCTATTCT AGACATCGACGAAGAAGAGGAGCGTACAGCGCTTTCTTGGACCGTGTGGAGGACAAACTCTCAAGATCATGGAAAAAAAGATCCtga
- the arl4aa gene encoding ADP-ribosylation factor-like 4aa — MGNGLSEQPSFISSIPFFQSFHIAILGLDSAGKTTVLYRLQFNEFVNTVPTKGFNAEKVKLSLGGHRTGTFHFWDVGGQEKLRPLWKSYTRCTDGIIFVVDSVDAERMEEAKTELHKIAKTSENQGVPLLVVANKQDLRHSLGLAEIEKLLALKELGPATPWHLQPACAIIGDGLREGLERLHDMILKRRKVLRQQRKKR, encoded by the coding sequence ATGGGGAACGGATTGTCAGAGCAACCTAGCTTCATCTCAAGCATCCCCTTCTTCCAGTCTTTCCACATCGCCATCCTCGGGTTGGACTCAGCAGGGAAGACCACCGTTCTGTACAGACTGCAGTTCAATGAGTTTGTGAACACAGTGCCCACTAAAGGGTTCAATGCGGAGAAGGTCAAACTATCTCTGGGCGGCCACAGGACTGGGACCTTCCACTTCTGGGATGTAGGCGGTCAGGAGAAGCTTCGGCCCCTGTGGAAGTCATATACACGATGCACGGATGGCATCATTTTtgtggtggactctgtggatgCAGAGCGCATGGAGGAGGCCAAGACGGAGCTCCATAAAATTGCCAAAACCTCTGAAAACCAGGGTGTGCCGCTGCTGGTGGTAGCCAACAAACAGGACTTGAGGCACTCTTTGGGACTTGCTGAAATTGAGAAATTGCTGGCGCTGAAAGAACTGGGCCCTGCAACTCCCTGGCACCTGCAGCCAGCCTGCGCCATCATAGGAGACGGACTCAGGGAGGGCCTGGAGAGACTCCATGACATGATCCTTAAAAGGAGGAAGGTGCTccggcagcagaggaaaaagagataA